The DNA segment CAGTTAGGAGCACTTTCTATTGCATCAAAAGTGAAAACACCTTGTAAACTTTCTACTTTCGATCTGATTTTCATTACTTTATCATAAAGTTCACGATCGGAAACGAAACAGTATTTTACATCTGCATTATTAAAAATAAAATCATAATCTTCAGCAGATATACTAGGGTAAACAGGAACCGATACAGCACCAATTTGGGCAATACCCAAGTCCATAACTGCCCATTCTGTTCGGGTTGCAGTGGTAATTAATGCAATCTTATCTCCTGGTTTAATACCTAACTTTAGTAATCCCCTGGAAATCTTATTTCCTAGTGTAGTTAATTCTACAGTAGAGGTTTTCTGCCACTTCCCATCATACTTCGTGACGAACATATCGTCTCTAGAATATTTTTCTAATGCATTGTGGGCAAAATCAAAAGTTCTTTTTATTGTCATATCTAAATATTTTTTACTGATAAATTATAAATAACCAATGGAACACTGATTATTTGTAAAAATATCATTTTTATTTTAACTCGCAAGAACATTTATAAAGGAATATTTGTTTTAATTTTTTACTTTTTAGAAATATTGTAAATTTACCACCAAACAATTTTTAAACTTTATGAATTTTAATTTATCTGAAGAACAGTTAATGATTCAGCAAGCGGCAAGAGATTTTGCTCAAACTGAACTTTTACCAGGAGTAATAGAAAGGGATAACGCTCAGAGGTTTCCGCACGAACAGGTAAAGAAAATGGGGGAACTTGGATTTTTAGGAATGATGGTTGATCCGAAATATGGTGGTGCCGGTATGGACAGTATATCTTATGTTTGTGCCATTGAAGAAATTGCCAAAGTAGACGCTTCCGCTGCGGTCGTAATGTCTGTAAACAATTCTTTGGTTTGTGCGGGCTTGGAAAAATATTGTAACGAAGAGCAAAAAATGAAATATTTAGTGCCTCTTGCAAGTGGGGAAGTGATTGGTGCTTTCGCTTTATCTGAGCCAGAAGCTGGTTCTGATGCCACTTCTCAGCAAACTACAGCGGTAGACAGAGGAGATCACTATATATTAAACGGTACCAAAAACTGGATTACCAATGGTGGAAACGCTACTTACTATATTGTTATTGCACAAACTGATCCCGAAAAGAAACACAAAGGAATTAATGCCTTTATCGTAGAAAAAGGATGGCCAGGTTTTGAGATCGGACCAAAAGAAGATAAATTAGGAATTCGTGGGAGTGATACCCATTCTCTATTATTCACGGATGTGAAGGTTCCTAAAGAGAATAGAATCGGAGAAGATGGTTTCGGATTTGCATTTGCAATGGGAGTTTTAAATGGTGGTAGAATCGGGATTGCTTCTCAGGCTTTAGGAATCGCTTCTGGTGCTTATGAGCTGGCATTAAAATATGCGAAAACCAGAAAAGCTTTTAAAACGGAGATTATCAATCACCAAGCGATCGCTTTTAAATTAGCAGATATGGCTACATCTATTATGGCAGCCAGAATGTTATGTTATAAAGCAGCGGTTGAAAAAGATGAAGGAAAAGATATTTCTGAAATCGGTGCGATGGCGAAATTATATGCGTCGCAAGTCGCAATGGATACTTCAATTGAAGCGGTCCAGATCCATGGGGGTTATGGATACGTAAAAGAATACCATGTAGAAAGAATGATGCGTGATGCGAAGATTACCCAAATATATGAGGGAACTTCTGAAATCCAAAAAATTGTTATTTCCAGAAGTATCGCCAAATAACTACTATAAATAAAAATTTGCCATGAAAAAAGTTTGGATCATTGTTGTTGCCGTTCTCCTTGTTTTGGGAGGTTTTATGTGGTACAAGTATTTTTTCGTATTCGCTGAAGGAGTAAAATCCGGATATCTTAATTATGCGAACAAGAAAGGATATATTTTTAAAACCTATGAAGGTAAATTAATTCAGGAAGGTTTTGGCCGTGGAAAAACGGGTGGCTTGACCAGTTATGAATTCGAATTTTCTGTCGAAAACGAAGCTGTTTTTAAACAACTCGAAGAAAACAGTGGAAAACAATTCGATCTGCATTACAAAGAATACAATGGTGCTATCCCGTGGCGAGGAAATACCAAATATGTGGTTGATAAAGTTGTCAACATGAAATAAAAGAAAATCCTTTCAGCATCTGAAAGGATTTCTTATTTTTAAAAAATGAAAGAATATTTATTAAAGAGAGAAAGAATATTTCACTTTTTGTCATTGGCACTCATCGCCGGTTCCTTATTTCTAAAAGATCCGATCCAGAAAATGACCATTTTAGGTTTAGGAATCGTTGGCCTTCTTTTGTTATCAATACTAAAGAAACAAAAAGCTCTGACCGTCATTTACTTGGCTCTTTTACTTTTGTCTGGGCTTGGCTATTATTTAATTACGACCGGAAAACTTCAGTTTTAACATTCACTCTTTAAGAAACTTTTACTTATTTTTTAGGTAGATATTTCGAATAATCCGGCTCATTAGTAGGTTGATTATTTTCGTTTTCTATAATTTCTGATGGAGAAGTTACGCGAGTTGTTTCATGTTGAGTATTTATTTGGTTTCCTAAATCCTTTATTTTCCTTTTGTTTCTATTTCTTCGTATAAAAAACAAGATCAGGCCTGCAATAAGAAAAATAGGCCAAAAGGGTAGGACTGCGATCGTTATTTCTTCTAAAACTCTAAATCCACTCATAAATGCGTTAGTTGATTTATCACCGAAAGAGTCTTGTCTTCCGTCGGTATCATTCCCGATAATACGAGTTTCGGCGAATTTCTCATTTTGTATGAAGGTTAGTTCAATATCACACATCTGGTTAGAATCATACTCTGTTCCTTCACTTGCAGTACTTTTAAGCTGTACGTCTCCAAATTCTTTAGAAAGTGTTTGGCTTAACTGATCGAAATTTTGCAGCGGAACTTTTATAGAAATGTTTTCTCGTTGAATTCCCTCATTCTGACTAAAATTTTCACTAACAATATTTGCATTGCTTTCACTAATCTTCAGATTCAACAATGATTTTGCATTCGGAAGTTCTTCTACTTTAATTTCAAATCTGGCAGATTTTACCAAAGGATCTTTATGAACAATTGGTGGAATAACAACTGTGTTGTTTCGATTAATCTGTGGATTTTGACTTTCAGAATTTGGTGGCGTAGTTACTTTTTGGGTTTGCGTTTGTTGAAGTATTTTGTCAGCCGTTTTGCTTAAAACTGAAATTGCATTTTCACCATTCTTTAATAACTGACTAGCAGAATCTAATGTTTTTGCAACATCAGTTCCTGTTTTTACATGTTTTGTGATCTCAGCAATATCTTTGTTAATGGAATCGATCTTCCAAGTTCCAGACTTCAGAGTACTGTCGATTCTTTTGGTCTGTTTTTCAATTTCTGGAATGATGACTTTTTTGGCAATTCCGTTGGAATCGTTCACCCTTTTCGAAATGGAATCCAAAATCTTTAAACCATCTCTTGCTTTGGTGAAAAGGCTATCCGCGGTTTTAATGGAACTGGTCGTATCATTAAATTCCTGCTTGCTACAGGAAAAAAGCAACATAAAAATAGAAAGAAACGCAATTATATTTTTCATTATTTTTTTTAATTGTAATCGACGCTAGATAATCAAATAGTATTCCCTTCGGTATTGCAAAAGACTCCTAAAATATTTAAGAGTCTGTATATCTATTCCTTGCAAATCAGTTTACAAAACCTTTACAAATTAATCTTGTTTAAATTCACTTATAAAATGCAGTTTCACATTTGGGAACTTCTCCTGAGTCATATGAATCGTAAATGCTGAATCTGCTAAAAATACCATTTGACCGTATTTATCTCTACACATAAAGCGCTGTTTCAATCTCGCAAACTCTTTAAATTCCTCAGATTTTTCGTCAGCTTCAATCCAACATGCTTTGTGAATCGAAAGAGGTTCGTAATTACATTTCGCTCCGTATTCATGCTCGAGACGGTATTGAATAACCTCGTATTGAAGTGCTCCAACGGTTCCAATGATTTTTCTGTTATTCATTTCTAGGGTGAATAATTGAGCGACTCCTTCATCCATTAACTGATCGATTCCTTTGGCCAGCTGTTTCGCTTTTAACGGATCGTCATTATTAATATATCTGAAATGTTCAGGAGAGAAATTTGGTATTCCTTTGAAACTTAATTTTTCGCCACCTGTTAAGGTGTCTCCGATCCTGAAATTTCCGGTATCGTGAAGTCCTACAATATCACCAGGGAAACTTTCGTCAACGACTTCTTTTTTATCAGCGAAGAAAGCGTTAGGAGAAGAAAATTTCATTTTTTTATTTTCTCTTACTAACAGATAGTTTTCATTTCGTTTGAATGTTCCGGAAACGATTTTTACGAAAGCCAATCGATCGCGGTGTTTCGGATCCATATTGGCATGAATTTTAAAAATAAATCCAGTGAAATCTTTCTCTTCCGGTTTTACAATTCTGGAATCACTTTCTTTTGGTTGTGGATTTGGTGCGATTTCGATAAAAGCATCTAACAATTCGCGAACACCAAAATTATTCAAAGCAGATCCGAAGAAAACCGGTTGCTGATTACCATTCATGTAATCTTCACGATTAAATTCGGGATAGACTTCGCTAATTAATTCCAATTCCTCGCGCATCGTTTCAGCAGCTTTCGAACCAATTGCTTCATCGATCTTTGGATCATTAATATCATCAAATTTTACGGCTTGACCTACTCTTTGTTTTTTTTCCTCTAAGAATAGCTGAATATTATGTTCCCAAATGTTATAAATACCCTGGAAATCACTTCCCATACCAATTGGCAAAGAAAGTGGAACGACAGTTAAACCTAATTTTTGCTCCACTTCATCTAACAAATCGAAAGCATCTTTTCCTTCGCGGTCTAATTTATTAATGAAAACAATCATAGGGATGTTTCGCATTCTACAAACCTGAACCAGTTTTTCGGTTTGTTCCTCAACTCCTTTTGCAACATCAACAACCACGATTACAGAGTCAACAGCTGTTAAGGTCCGGTAGGTGTCTTCTGCAAAGTCTTTGTGACCAGGAGTGTCCAGAATATTGATTTTGTGACCTTTATATTCAAAAGCCAAAACCGAAGTTGCAACAGAGATTCCTCTCTGTCTTTCAATTTCCATGAAATCAGAAGTAGCTCCTTTCTTAATCTTATTGGATTTTACAGCCCCTGCTTCCTGAATTGCACCTCCGAAAAGCAATAATTTTTCCGTAAGTGTGGTCTTTCCAGCATCGGGATGTGCGATAATTCCGAAAGTTTTTCTTTTTCCTATTTCTTTAAGTAGATCTGACATAATTAAATTTGAGACTGCAAAAATCGCTTTTTTTTATCGAAAATGAAAATGACGTCTATTTTGACTTTATTTTGTTTTCTCTTAAAAAGTTGAGTTCTTATTACGACCTTTTGATTTATAAATTTATATTTGTGGAAATTAAATTTTTATGGAAGAAAATCGACTGAAGAATAAGGGTATTTTTGATGGTTATGGAGCTATGGCATTAATTGGAGGCTTGGTTGGAGGTAGCATTATTGTTGCCGTTTTCAACTTTATTGCGATGTACGTTTTTAAAGTTAATTTCCAGTATGATGATATCTATTTGATCATTTCTCAAATTGCCACATTTGGTGGAGCAATTTTCGCCTTCGATTATTTCGTCTATCGACCTAATACTGGGAGAAAACTTAATTTTAATTTTTCCCCTACCAATTTAATGACTTATTTTTTAATTTTTCCAATGATGTTCGGAATGATGCTCATTGCTGAATTTGTTACCATGCAAATTCCTACTTCTGGGCCTGTTTTTGGGGAAATGTATCGCTATTTTTCGAAGTTAATGGACCAAATGTCAAGTGATCCTGCTACTTTAATACTTTTAGCCGTTATCTTGGCCCCGATATTTGAGGAGATTGTTTTTCGTGGTATTATTATGAAAGGTCTTATCAATAAAGGAATGAAACCGAAAAAGGCTATTATTATTGCTGCAGTGGTTTTTGGTTTGGTTCATGCTAATCCTTGGCAATTTGTAGGCGCGGTATTATTAGGTTTGGTTTTGGGCTTGGTTTACTATAAAACAAAGTCCTTATTATTACCCATCTTATTGCATGCCTTTAACAATTTGATTTCCGCACTGCTCATTTTTAATGGTAATACAGAAAGTCTCGCAGAAACTTTTCATATATCTGAATGGATCCTGTTAGGTGTAGGTGTCATATTATTCACTTCCTTCTATATTCTTTTTGCTAAAAGATACCGTGTACACTATGCCGAGGCTTAATTTCTTTCTATAAAATCAAAGTACTATTTAATAATTCCATTATACCAAAATTTGTCGCTCATTAATAAAAATCTATGAAAAAAGAAATCCTCATTGCAACTCATAATACTCACAAAAAAGAAGAAATTCAGCAAATATTAGGAGATAAATTTACCGTCACTTCGCTTACAGACTATGATATTCATGATGAAATTGTAGAAGATGGATCTAGTTTTCATGCCAATGCTTTGATCAAGGCACAATATTGTTTTGATAAAACTGGAAAACCAAGTTTGGGAGATGATTCAGGTCTAGTTGTTGAAGCTTTAGATGGAAGACCTGGGATTTACTCTGCGCGCTATGCTGGAAATCATGATTTTGCAAAAAATATGGCGAAAGTTTTGGAGGAATTAGACGGCATAGAAAACCGTAAAGCCTATTTCGTAACGGTGATGTGTTTGGTTGATGAATTTGGAACTAATTATTTTGAAGGTAGAGTATATGGACATTTAACTAAAGAGATTCGCGGTGAAAAAGGATTCGGTTATGATCCTATTTTTATTCCAGACAATCACGAAATCACCTTTGCCCAAATGCGTGCTGAGGATAAAAATAAGATCAGTCACCGTAAAAAAGCGATCGAACAGTTTTTGAGATTTATGGAGAATTAGGTAAAGTCATTTAAATGAAATTTTAGTGAAATTCCGGTATGAGTTTTTAAACGAAATATCGTATTTTTGCACTCACTTATATTAAAAAGAAATGTTAGAAAAGATTGATGAATTATTGGTTGACGTAAATAAATTCAGTTCAGCAAATAAAGATGAGATAGAACAGTTCCGCATCAAATTCAGTGGGAAGAAAGGAATTATAAATGATATCTTTTCTAAATTTAAAGAAGTTCCTAACGAACAGAAAAAAGAGTTTGGCCAGAAGATAAATGCATTGAAACAAGCAGTAGAAGCTAAACTTGAAGATTTAAAGAATACAACAAGTTCTACATTGATCCTTGAAAAAGATGATTTGACCAAACCTGGTTTTCCATCCGAATTGGGTACACGTCATCCTATCAATTTAGTAAAGAACAGAATTATAGAAATCTTCAGATCAATCGGTTTTGCTGTTGCAGATGGACCAGAAATTGAAGATGACTGGCATAATTTTACCGCGTTGAATCTTCCGGAATACCACCCTGCAAGAGATATGCAGGATACCTTTTTCATCGAAACCGCTCCAGATATTTTATTAAGAACGCATACTTCTTCAGTGCAGATCCGTTATATGGAGGAAAATGAACCACCGATGAGAATTTTATCTCCTGGACGCGTATTTAGGAATGAGGCGATCTCATCACGTTCACATTGTATCTTCCACCAGATCGAAGGTTTATATATCGACCAAAATGTAAGTTTTGCAGATTTGAAACAAACGATCCAATATTTTACCACGGAACTTTTCGGAAAGTCAAAAATTAGATTACGGCCTTCTTATTTCCCCTTCACAGAACCAAGTGCAGAAGTAGACGTTTACTGGGGTTTAAACTCAGAAACTGACTACCGAATTACAAAAGGTACGGGTTGGCTGGAAATTATGGGGTGTGGAATGGTTGATCCTGCCGTTTTGACCAATGTGAATATAGATCCTGATAAATTCTCTGGTTATGCTTTTGGAATGGGGATTGAAAGAATAGTGATGTTGCTCTATCAAATGAGTGATATCCGTATGTTCTTTGAAAATGATAAAAGAATGCTCGAGCAGTTTAAGTCGCTTTAGCATTTTTAAAATAAAGAAAAAGACCGTTTCAATAATTTTGAAGCGGTCTTTTACTTTGTTATGTTCTATTGATTGTTATGACATTTTCTAAATAGCCTAAGCTTTCTTCTTAAACAGGTTTTTCGTTTTATTGTAATCTAGATAGTAAGTAACTTTTAACGAAATGTTGTTTAGCATTTTCTCATTGAATAATCGGTCAAAATTATCTTTAAATTTCAATCGCGAAACACCTAAATAATCGTCAACGGCATTTCTATATAACAATGTAAGTTGACTCCCAGGTGCAAACCACCAGGAATATCGCAGATCTACATTCCAGGAGTTATAGGTTCCATTTAAATTTTTGGTAAATAAGTTAGTATCTGCCAAACTACCGTCGTGATTCAGCGTGTAGAAATTTTTATAAGTAACATCTGAATAATAGTGTCGAAATTCCAGTGACAAAGACATTTTATCGTTAAAAGTGTAGCGTGAACTTAGACTGTTTTCATAGGTATTTCTCTGCCTTCTTCCAATAAAGATCTCACCACCATCACTTCCTGCAAATCCCGTTTCATTGTTGCTGAAAGAGGGGCTGAAACTATAGCTGGTACTGAACTTATCTGAAAAACGGTATTTCAAATTAATATTCGATCGAACTAAATTTCGTCCTTGTTCATCAAAAGCATAATAATCCAAGTCGAAATTGTATTGAAACTTTTTTCGACTGTCACTATTGATCCAAATCCATGGATTAATATATGCAGGATTTTTCAGAAACCGTCCGACTGTTCGTGGCTCGTAAGTATCATTCTCTCCAAAGGGACTCGTTTCTAAACCTGCTCCATAATTTCTAAAATCTTTTGTCGTGAACTGCAAATTACTGTTTAGAACGATTTTTTTATTTAAAAATGGCTGTAATTGGTGTGCATATGAAAGATTGATATTTGCATTAATGGAATTAAATTTTTCAGTTGGTTGCAGTGTACGGTAATTATAGTGAGTGCTATAGTTCACATAATTTGTACTTGTAGAAAAACCTAAATCATTAATATCCCAATTTTTATCTTTATAATTAGCATTTATCCCAAATCTATTTTTCCCGGCGTTTTTATCAAATCCTATTTCACTACTGGATCCAAATTTAGTATCACCATCCATCACCCAACTTCCTTTGAGATTTCCGTAGTAATTAAAAATATTTTTTTTGTCATTGATACTCCATAATAAACCAGTTGAATTAGCATCCCGAAATTTTCCTTCGCGCATCACATTCGTATTAACGAGTGTAACTGATGAGTTTTTATTAAATCTTTGATCCAGAACTAAAACATTGTAATTGGCCCAAGGTTCAACGATCTCTTGTCTCGTTTGCCCACTTTGATCATTTACAATGGACGCTTCCATTTCTTCTGTAATTCCATTAAAAAAACCAATACCTAATCCCTTGTTTGTTCTTCCTGAAATTTTAAAAGCATTAAACAATTTTACTTTAGATGGATAATTAATGACTGTTTCATCTATAGAAGTAGTTGGGTAATTAGAGGGCGATCCCCCAATACGTCGGGAGTAGAAAAGATTACCTTTACTAAACAGTTCGGTACCTTCTGTAAAAAAAGAACGTTGCTCACCAAATTGCTGTTCAAACGGACCCAGATTTAAAATTGCAGGATCAAAACTGGTTTGCCCAAAATCTGGTATCAAAGTCATATCCAAAGTGAACGCATCATTAATTCCATATTTGATGTCCATTCCACCATTAAAATTAGTTGTAGTTTTTTCATCATAGTTATTTACATAACTTGAAAAATAAGGAGTTAGTGACAATCTTAAAGGAGGTTGGATGTCTTTTATTCCTTCTAAAGTACCGTCATACATTAAATAGTCTCCTTTCTTATTATCAACAAAATTCCAACTAAGATTTTGATTTGTTTTCTGAATGATTCTCATCATATTAAGTCCCCAAGTTTGAATGTCTTTTTTGGGAAAACGCAGCTCAGAATAAGGAATTTTAATTTCTGCGGTCCATCCGTTTTCATTTATGTTTACCGCTGAATACCACACTGGATTCCAGGAGAAATCATCATTGGAATTGGACATTATTTTAGCATCTGCTTGCACTCCGGAAGCTTGTAATATGAAAAAAACACCTTGTTGTTGATCATTATAACCATTGATCGTTATTGCAAAAGCATCGTCATTGCCAATGTCGTCTCTTTCTACCAGTTCTCTTTGTATATTTTCAGGATGAGGATCATACATTGTTGCACCGAAATAGACCCCGGTATCATCATACATGATTTTTACGACCGTCTTAAAGTCTTCGGGTTCTGGTTTGCCGTTGGAAGGGTTTCTTTCTATAAAGTTTTGCGCAATTGGTGCAGTTTTCCAGACTTCTTCATCTAAAATACCGTCAATTTTTGGTGCTTGGCTAATCTTTGAGAGACTGATTCTCTTTCTATCAATACTGTCTTTAATCTTAGTTTGGCCAATTAGGTTTATCGCGCTGAAGGAGATCAGCATTGTTGCAAGCAGAACTTTCATTTACCAGTTTTCTTATAAGACAATAAAAGCTACTTAAATGTTACATTGAATTATAAATTTTTTAAAAAAAAAACGAACCGAAGTCCGTTTATAATAATTTATGCCATAATAATAAATTTATTTTACAAAACTTAAAGGATATTTTACATTCGAATAAGACTCAATATCTGCTTTTAATGACCCTACTGCTAATTCAGCTTTAATTGAAACAGGAACGTGGTTAGCATCGTTTGTTACCCAAAGAGTAACTCCTTCTTTATCTTTAAAAACACGGCCACTAATTACTTGCGGAATAATTTTGAGACAGTTTATATTTCCAAATTTGGTCTTTAGATTTTCAACACCTATAACTTTAAGTTGAAAAGGGAACATTTCATCATCAATCCATACATCTACTTTTTTCACAGCTCCAACTTTAAGGTCAGAATCACTTAAGGTTCTAAGATAATAGAAAGCAGACAACATGTCCTGAATACCTTTGACCGAATTCAATTTTTTTGTTTCATTTTTCTCCTTATCAGTTAAGAGAAGGGTTTGATTACTTTGGTTAAAAACTGTTTCAAAATGTTGGGTGTAATTTCCTTCTTTTACATTACGTACATAGAAACTTGGTAAAGCAGTATTATAATTAATAAAACTTTCATAATGATCTTCCACTTTAAAAAATGCACGAACTGCACCTGTTGTTTTTCCATAACCCTTTACGTACAAGTGCGGCTGCCCTTGATAATTTACTTTTAAAGTGGTCAGGCTTGCGGTCCCTGCATTCAATAATCCGTAATGAATTCTATATTTTAGCACTTCTCCGGATTGGATATTCTGGAGTTTTTGCCCGCTTGAAAACAGCATGGTAATAACTCCAAACAATAATAAAATCTTTTTCATGCGGATGCTTTTGCAAATAATTTGCCAAAATTACTAAACATTGAAATTGGATATAAAATATATGACAATTGTCACATGCGCTCACCGAGGTTTTCTTTTAAATTTTGTAAATTTGTGAAAATATTCCCTAATTTTTAATTAATGATTACTACAGATATATTAATAATAGGCGCTGGTCCAACAGGACTTTTTGCAATTTTTGAAGCAGGTTTGTTAAAAATGAAATGTCATCTTATCGACGCACTCCCACAACCTGGCGGGCAGCTAACAGAGCTTTATCCTAAGAAACCTATTTTTGATATTCCTGGTTTTCCCTCTATCAATGCTGGTGCGTTGGTTGATAATTTAATGGAGCAAACGAAGCAATTTCAGCCAGGATTTACTTTGGGTGAAACTGCTCAGACCCTGACCAAACTCGAAGATGGAACTTTTGAAGTGATTACTAATAAAGGAACCATTCATCGTGCGAAAGCAGTTGCAATTGCGGGTGGTTTAGGAACTTTTGAACCTAGAAAACCTACTTTGGAAAATCTTTCAGATTTTGAGGAGAAGGGAATTGAATATTTTATCAAAGAACCTGAGCATTTTAGAGATAAGAAAGTAGTAATAGCTGGTGGTGGAGACTCCGCGTTGGACTGGAGCATTTTCTTAGCCGACATTGCGAGTGAAGTAACCTTAATTCACCGTAGAAATGAATTTCGTGGGGCTTTGGATTCTGTAGAAAAAGTACAGGTATTAAAAGATCAGGGGAAGATCAATTTAATTACTCCTGCAGAAGTTACCGGTTTAAAAGGTGACGGTAAATTGTCTGCAATTACTGTTGAAAAAGAAGGAGAAACTTTCGATGTAGAAACCGATTATTTTATTCCTCTATTTGGTCTGACTCCTAAATTGGGAGATATCGCAAACTGGGGTCTGGAAATTGAAAAAAATGCAATTGTTGCAAATAATGCTTTGGATTACCAAACCAATATTCCTGGAGTGTATGCAATCGGTGATGTGAATACATATCCAGGCAAATTGAAATTGATTTTGTGCGGTTTTCATGAAGCGACCTTAATGTGCCAAAGTGTTTATAATATGTTGAACCCAGGTAAAAAATTCGTCTTAAAATATACAACCGTAAGTGGAGTAGATGGTTTTGATGGAAGTCGGAAGCAAGCTGAAAAAGCGGTTGTCATGAAAATTAACTAATACCATTCCACGTTTCGTCAAACTTTAAACTATTATACAAGTAGAGCAATGCAGGATATCAATCTTAAAATTACAGATAGAAACGGGCAAATTCATGAGGTGGTTGCACCCACTGACATGTCAATGAACCTTATGGAAGTTATTCGTTCTTACGAATTGGCAGAAGAAGGGACAATTGGGGTGTGTGGTGGAATGGCAATGTGTGCGTCCTGTCAGGTTTACGTAGTTGATGGAGCAGATAAATTGCAGGAAATGGGAGATGAAGAGGATGCCATGTTAGGTGAAGCTTTTCACGTAAA comes from the Chryseobacterium sp. SNU WT5 genome and includes:
- a CDS encoding DUF5916 domain-containing protein — protein: MKVLLATMLISFSAINLIGQTKIKDSIDRKRISLSKISQAPKIDGILDEEVWKTAPIAQNFIERNPSNGKPEPEDFKTVVKIMYDDTGVYFGATMYDPHPENIQRELVERDDIGNDDAFAITINGYNDQQQGVFFILQASGVQADAKIMSNSNDDFSWNPVWYSAVNINENGWTAEIKIPYSELRFPKKDIQTWGLNMMRIIQKTNQNLSWNFVDNKKGDYLMYDGTLEGIKDIQPPLRLSLTPYFSSYVNNYDEKTTTNFNGGMDIKYGINDAFTLDMTLIPDFGQTSFDPAILNLGPFEQQFGEQRSFFTEGTELFSKGNLFYSRRIGGSPSNYPTTSIDETVINYPSKVKLFNAFKISGRTNKGLGIGFFNGITEEMEASIVNDQSGQTRQEIVEPWANYNVLVLDQRFNKNSSVTLVNTNVMREGKFRDANSTGLLWSINDKKNIFNYYGNLKGSWVMDGDTKFGSSSEIGFDKNAGKNRFGINANYKDKNWDINDLGFSTSTNYVNYSTHYNYRTLQPTEKFNSINANINLSYAHQLQPFLNKKIVLNSNLQFTTKDFRNYGAGLETSPFGENDTYEPRTVGRFLKNPAYINPWIWINSDSRKKFQYNFDLDYYAFDEQGRNLVRSNINLKYRFSDKFSTSYSFSPSFSNNETGFAGSDGGEIFIGRRQRNTYENSLSSRYTFNDKMSLSLEFRHYYSDVTYKNFYTLNHDGSLADTNLFTKNLNGTYNSWNVDLRYSWWFAPGSQLTLLYRNAVDDYLGVSRLKFKDNFDRLFNEKMLNNISLKVTYYLDYNKTKNLFKKKA
- a CDS encoding DUF3108 domain-containing protein, with translation MKKILLLFGVITMLFSSGQKLQNIQSGEVLKYRIHYGLLNAGTASLTTLKVNYQGQPHLYVKGYGKTTGAVRAFFKVEDHYESFINYNTALPSFYVRNVKEGNYTQHFETVFNQSNQTLLLTDKEKNETKKLNSVKGIQDMLSAFYYLRTLSDSDLKVGAVKKVDVWIDDEMFPFQLKVIGVENLKTKFGNINCLKIIPQVISGRVFKDKEGVTLWVTNDANHVPVSIKAELAVGSLKADIESYSNVKYPLSFVK
- a CDS encoding NAD(P)/FAD-dependent oxidoreductase, which codes for MITTDILIIGAGPTGLFAIFEAGLLKMKCHLIDALPQPGGQLTELYPKKPIFDIPGFPSINAGALVDNLMEQTKQFQPGFTLGETAQTLTKLEDGTFEVITNKGTIHRAKAVAIAGGLGTFEPRKPTLENLSDFEEKGIEYFIKEPEHFRDKKVVIAGGGDSALDWSIFLADIASEVTLIHRRNEFRGALDSVEKVQVLKDQGKINLITPAEVTGLKGDGKLSAITVEKEGETFDVETDYFIPLFGLTPKLGDIANWGLEIEKNAIVANNALDYQTNIPGVYAIGDVNTYPGKLKLILCGFHEATLMCQSVYNMLNPGKKFVLKYTTVSGVDGFDGSRKQAEKAVVMKIN
- a CDS encoding 2Fe-2S iron-sulfur cluster-binding protein, with the translated sequence MQDINLKITDRNGQIHEVVAPTDMSMNLMEVIRSYELAEEGTIGVCGGMAMCASCQVYVVDGADKLQEMGDEEDAMLGEAFHVKENSRLGCQIHITDLIDGLEVQIAPYP